AAGGACGTGTTGCCGACCGTCGTTTGCGAGGATTGTCCGGCCTACATGAAAGATGTGCTCGTGAAATACCACCGTCCGGACCCGGTGAAGGCGTTCAACGATACGGTGATGCTCGGTGCCAATTTTGCCAAAGTACCGAAGTACTATCTCAGCACGAAAAACGACAAGGCCGTACCCTACGCGCTGCAACAGCAGATGATCCGCGAGAACGGAACCGTCCGCAAGGTATACGAACTGGAAACGTCCCACCTGCCGTTTGTCGTCCGACCCGAAGAGTTCGTCAACATCATCCGCGGAATCCAATGATCGCACGGATCCTCTCCCGCGCCTGTCTGCTCCTGGTCTTGCTCGCAACTGCGGGCAAGGCCGGGGCACAGTTGCCGGTCGAAGCGTTCGGCGGCGACAAGAAGGCGACCTTCGATGCCTTGTTCTTCCATTTTTTTCGAAATGCCAACGACCAGCCCTCGCGTTTTCTCTTCTTCAGCCGGACGCGCGCTTCGGTCGACTACAAGATCACTTCGACGACCAATCTGCCTTCGTTCGGACTGACCGAAGCGTTCAGCTACAACGCCCCGAAGCTGAAAGGCGTAGCTCCCGTGGCGGTGGTGCAGTTGTTGAACCGCGGCCTGTATCCCAAAGCCGGTGTACAATACGTGTTGTTGCGAAAGGAAGTCACCCTCTTCACCTGGTTGGTGAGCGAACCGGACAACGAGCCCGTGGTGGATCATTTCCTGCTCGTTCGCTATACTCCGAAGATCACGGAGCGTTACCAACTCTTTCTTCAGGCCGAATCGATCAGCGCTTTTCCGTCGCAAGCGAACGAGAACCGCTCTTTTACACAACGCTTTCGGCTCGGGCTCATGCGCTCCGCCTTTCAGTTCGGAGCCGGCATCGACCTGACCGAAGCCGGTCGCGACGAATATACCGGTACGCAGAACACCGGACTGTTCCTGCGCTACGATTTTCGGTGACCCCTGTGCACAACCGGTTCCTAAGAATCGCAGGAAGCTTAGTATCTTGTGCTTCGGGCGTATCGATACGTTCGTTTATCCGGCGTTATGTACAACTTTTCTTATTTCAAAGAGCAGGACCGGCAGCGACTCCTGCATTTCATGGAGGAGCATCCCTTCGCGTTCCTGACCGGAAGCACCTTAACGGGCAAACAGGTGGCGACCCAGCTGCCTGTCTTGTTCGAAGAACGTGACGGTGAATTATACCTGCAGGGCCATTTGATGCGGAACACCGATCACCACAAGGCGTTTAAAGAAAATCCCCAGGCCCTGCTCGTCTTCACCGGCCCGAGCGCTTACGTGAGCGCTTCCTGGTACAGCAATCCGCAGATCGGTTCGACCTGGAACTACATGAGCATTCACATCGGTGGGACGATCGAATTCATGTCGGATGCTGAATTGGTCGAGTTCATGCGGAAATTCACCCTGAAGTTTGAAGGAGGAAACACCAGCTCCAAGACCATCTACGATAACCTGCCGGATTCCTTTCTCCATAAGATGATGCCGGCGATTGTCGGATTTGAGTTAAAGGCGGAACAGTTCGAAAACGTTTTCAAGTTGAGCCAGAACCGCGACGAGCAGAGTTATCGGAACATCATCGACCGGTTGGAGGAGCGCGGAGGTGAAAGCGCCCTCATCGCGGCAGAGATGAGAAAGCGACAGGCGGAGTTGTTTCCACCGGGGGTGGAGTGGGATGGATCTAGATTCGATTCGTAAAGTATACTGTTACCGGAAACCCTATTTTGCGACCGTGCTGTTATCAAACTGACGGACTTTTAATAATAGGACAAGACAACTTTTCCGACTTCGGGACACACCCTTTTCATCGACAGACCCTGCTTCGTATTTTTATTTTTTCCCCACGCGCAAAAATAAATTGAAGTTTTTAATGCCTCGCAAGTTTGGCACATTTGCCTTTGCCTGCCAGCGCACAAGCCAACCCGAAGGCAAAGTCAAAAGAGCCAAACCGCCAACGCTTTGTTTAGTGCAGTGATATGAATAAACCTTTTGCGGAAACAATAAACTTTCAATCATAAAACAATATTACCTTTGCCGTAGCGTTTAAGCGACTGAATGAAAAGAATTGCCGTCATACTCTTAATGTTCCTTTACCTGATACCCGCCATCGGGGTAACGGTTTCGGCTCATTACTGCGGTGGTAAGGTTACTTCAGTTTCATTCAATCCGTTTGACACCAAACACAAATGTCCCTGCGGCAGTAAGAAAATGCCAAAGGACTGCTGCAAAGACGAAACCGCTACAATTAAGTTGGATGACGAGCAGCAAAAAACGCAACAGGTTTTCTGTAACATCATAAAGGTTTCTGACTTTCAACCTGCACTTATTACCAACCTGACTTTTGACTATCAAACTCCGCTTCTTTCAACCGAGTTTGACCATAGCGCACATCCGCCTGATGACTTAAAGCATCCGCTTTACATCCGCTATCTCGTTTTCCGAATTTGATTTTACTGTTTTTGCTTTAAAGCCGACACTTTTAAAGTGTATCGGCTTGTTGTGCTTTTATCAGCCCGACAGTTTCAATCATTATTCAAAATCAAAAACAGTAAAAATGAAAATCACAAAATCAATTTTTCCAACAGCAGCTATCGCTGCTCTTGCTCTTATCGTTAGTATTTCTTCTTGCAAGAAAGACCACGGCAACGACCACGACATGGATATGCTCAACATTGACTATCCTGCCGCTTACATTGTCAATGGCAGTTCCAACAACATTTCGGTTGTCAAACTTGCCGACAACACCGTAACCGAAACTATTTCACTGAATGGCGCAACCTATCCGCATCATATTTCCCTGAACCCTGCTAAAACAAAATTGGCAGTGG
This genomic stretch from Bacteroidota bacterium harbors:
- a CDS encoding FMN-binding negative transcriptional regulator, which produces MYNFSYFKEQDRQRLLHFMEEHPFAFLTGSTLTGKQVATQLPVLFEERDGELYLQGHLMRNTDHHKAFKENPQALLVFTGPSAYVSASWYSNPQIGSTWNYMSIHIGGTIEFMSDAELVEFMRKFTLKFEGGNTSSKTIYDNLPDSFLHKMMPAIVGFELKAEQFENVFKLSQNRDEQSYRNIIDRLEERGGESALIAAEMRKRQAELFPPGVEWDGSRFDS